The genomic DNA ACTGTTCGAACTGGATGAAGTCATCGAAACGGAAGTGCGCTCCCTATGTGAGAGCGAATTGATCCCGGCCATCCAGGTCCAAGAAAAACATGCACGCGAAGAAGCGATCAAAGAAGTGAAAAATAAAGTCATCTCTGTTTATGAAGAAAAAGAAGCAGATGACGATACGCTCAAGCAGGTCAAAAAGGTGCTGGACAAGCTTGTGAAAAATGAAGTCCGCCGTTTGATCACGGAAGATAAAGTCCGTCCTGATGGGCGTGGAGTGGATGAAATCCGTCCCCTTTCCTCTGAAGTGGGTCTCCTTCCGAGAACGCATGGTTCCGGCTTGTTCACACGTGGACAAACCCAGGCCCTCAGCATCTGTACACTGGGTGCCCTTGGTGACGTCCAGGTCCTTGATGGACTGGGCATCGAAGAATCCAAGCGATTCATGCACCACTATAACTTCCCTCAATTCAGCGTGGGAGAAACCGGACCGATCCGTGGCCCTGGCCGTCGTGAAATCGGGCACGGAGCCCTTGGTGAAAGAGCCCTTGATCCGATCATCCCGGATGAATCCGACTTCCCATACACGATCCGACTTGTATCCGAAGTTCTTGAGTCCAACGGATCTACATCCCAGGCGAGTATCTGTGCAAGCACCCTGGCGATGATGGATGCAGGTGTTCCAATCAAGGCACCGGTTGCAGGTATTGCGATGGGTCTGATCAAATCGGGCGATCATTATTCCATCCTGACCGATATCCAAGGCATGGAAGATCATCTTGGAGACATGGACTTCAAGGTGGCGGGTACATCCAAAGGGGTAACGGCCCTGCAGATGGACATCAAGATCGATGGCCTTTCAAGGGAAATTCTTGAAGAAGCACTCCAACAGGCGAAAAAAGGGCGCATGCAGATTCTGGACAGCATGCTTGCGACGATTTCAGAATCAAGGACGTCCCTTTCCGCTTATGCTCCCAAGATCCTTACGATGCACATCAATCCGGATAAAATCCGCGACGTCATCGGACCAAGCGGTAAACAGATCAATAAGATCATTGATGAAACCGGCGTGAAGATCGACATCGAGCAGGATGGGACCATCTTCATCTCGTCTACCGATGAAGAGAGCAACAAAAAAGCGAAAAAGACCATCGAAGATATTGTCAGGGAAGTAGAGCCTGGCCAAATGTATCTTGGAAAAGTCAAGCGCGTAGAGAAGTTCGGTGCATTCGTCGAAATCTTTGCAGGAAAAGATGGGCTTGTCCACATTTCCGAGCTTGCTGAAGAGCGCGTCCGTAAAACCGAAGACGTTGTCGCTGTCGGTGATCAGCTCCTTGTGAAGGTGTTGGATATTGATAATCAAGGTCGTGTCAACCTATCAAGGAAGGCCGTCCTCAAGGAACAGCGTGAAAAAGAAGAGCAAAACCAGGCATAATGTTGTCAATCAAGCCGTCTTGTTGGGATCACATCCCGCAAGGCGGCTTTTTGCGCGTTCTACCTTGTCCCATCCTTTCATACTATAAAGGGAGGACGGTGAATGCAAATGGGGAGAAAATACTTGATAGCACTACCTGTAATTGCTATTCTGACTTTAGCGGCTGTACAAAACCCTTTGACCAATCAATATGTTGCGCATCTTAAAGGCCAGTCGGTGACGGCAACTTCCAATAAGAGCGACCTTATGCAGCAAATCGAGCAAAAGGCATCCAAGGAGATCAAGCCACAAGACGCCGTGATTGATCCGGTGTGGAAGGCGACACCCGGCTATAATGGTCTCGATTTGGATATAGAGGCTTCCTATAAGCAAATGAAGAAGACAGGAACCTTTGATGATGATAAACTTGTGTGGAAGCAGTTGGAGCCTTCGAAGCATTTGGAAGACCTCCCGCCTTCTCCTGTGTATAGAGGGAATCCAGAGAAACCGATGGCTGCATTCATCATCAATGTTGCCTGGGGTAATGAGTATATCCCTGATATTCTGGAGACCCTCAAGAAGCACCAGGTGTATGCCACCTTCTTTCTTGAGGGGCGCTGGGTGAAGAATAATCCAAAGCTTGCCAAGATGATTGTCGAAGCGGGACATGAAGTAGGAAACCACTCCTATTCCCATCCCGATATGAAATCCCTGCAAACCTCAAAGGTGAGGGATGAACTGAAGCGCACGAATGATATCATCGAGGTTACCACTGGGGAAAAGGTCAAATGGTTTGCCCCTCCGAGTGGAAGCTACCGGGACGAAGTGGTGGAAATCGCCGATGAGATGGATATGAGGACCATCATGTGGAGTGTGGATACGATCGATTGGCAAAAGCCGAGTCCGGATGTCTTGATCGACCGCGTGATGGGGAAAATGCATAAAGGGGCCATAGTGCTCATGCATCCCACTGCGTCTACCGCAAACGCCCTGAACGCCCTCATCGTCCAGGTCAAAGAAAAGGAATTAAGGCTCGGGACGGTCTCGAGTTTAGTGAAAGAAGAAAGAATCCTTGAGGGGGGAGATAATTCTCCTTGAGAGAGGATATAGTAAGGATAGGTACATCAAGACTAGGAGGAACTTTTTTGATTAAGAAATATACTTGCCAAAATGGACTGCGAATTGTGCTCGAACAAATCCCGACGGTCCGATCAGTCGCCATCGGGGTTTGGATCGGTGCAGGTTCACGCAACGAAACAAAAGAAAACAACGGGATTTCACATTTTCTTGAACATATGTTTTTCAAGGGGACGAAAACGAAGTCGGCCAGGGAAATCGCCGAATCATTCGACAGTATTGGCGGCCAGGTAAATGCCTTCACATCAAAGGAATACACATGCTATTATGCGAAGGTGCTCGATAACCATGCCGGCTATGCTTTACATACGCTAGCGGATATGTTCTTCCATTCCACTTATGTGGAAGAGGAATTGAAAAAGGAAAAGAATGTGGTGTACGAAGAGATCAAAATGTACGAAGATACGCCTGATGACATCGTTCATGATCTACTGAGTAAAGCGGTTTATGAAGATCATCCACTGGGTTATCCGATCCTTGGAACGGAAGAGACACTTGATACGTTCAATCAGGCAAAGCTGAAACAGTATATGCATGACATGTATACCCCTGACCAGGTAGTGGTCTCCATTGCAGGAAATGTAGACGAGTCCTTCATCAAAGAGGTGGAGAAGCTTTTCGGTTCCTATGAAGGGGGAAAGGGCCGCGATGAGCGTGAACAACCTCAATTCTACTATAATAAACTTGCCCGTAAGAAGGATACGGAGCAGGCCCATTTATGCCTTGGGTATAACGGCCTTCAAATCGGTCATCCCGATATCTATAACCTCATCATTCTGAACAATGTACTCGGAGGCAGCATGTCATCGCGCCTGTTCCAGGAGGTAAGGGAGCAACGTGGGCTGGCTTACTCTGTATTCTCCTATCATTCCTCCCATGAAGATAGTGGGATGGTCACCATCTATGGAGGGACAGGGGCGAACCAGCTTGATGAGCTGTTCGATACGATCGATTCCACACTGAAAGGACTCAAGGCAGAGGGCATCACGGAAAAAGAACTCCTCAACAGCAAGGAACAGTTGAAGGGGAATCTGATGCTGAGTCTTGAAAGCACCAACAGCCGGATGAGCCGTAACGGCAAAAATGAACTGTTGTTGAAACAGCACCGGACGCTGGATGAGATTGTCGATGAAATCGATGGCGTCACCATCGATAAGGTGAATCAATTGACTCATGAGATTTTTACGGACGACTATGCAGCGGCATTGATCAGTCCTGATGGGACTCTGCCGTCCAATATGAGAACATGATGAATGCAGGTCAGCAAAAGCTGGCCTGTTTTTTTGATTCTGATTTAGGAGGGGGTTGTATACATTAATAATACAGGGAGGGGAAGCCAGTGAGACTGAGTGAATTGAGCGGAAAGGAAATCGTGGATTACGGCAGGGCCGAAAGATTGGGGGTCCTGGGACATACAGACCTGGAATTCGATCATCGATCGGGTCAGATCGATGCCTTGATCATTCCCATGGGCAAGTGGATGCGCAAGCAGAGCGGTGAAATCCGCGTCCCTTGGCATATGATCAGGACCATCGGAACGGATATGATCATCCTGGAAGTGGCCAGGGAATGAAAAAACGGGGAAACCCGTTTTTTTGTTTTCATAGGACGGGATCATAAGGGTGAAAGAAAGGAAGGCACAAGGCATCTGCTCACCCTGTACGTGCTCTATACATAGACTGAAGAAGTGAGAGGCATAAAGAAGATGCGATTATGGTAAAAGTAGGTGAAAGCACTGATGTTGACCGGAATGCACATCGCAGTTCTGGGTGGAGATGCTCGCCAATTGGAGATCATCCGTAAACTTACTGAGTTGGATGCAAAGATATCCCTTGTCGGTTTCGAACAATTGGATCATGCATTCACCGGGGCTACGAAAGAGAAAATGAGTGAAATTGATTTTTCCATGATGGACGCCATCATTTTACCGGTTCCGGGAACGAATCTTCAAGGGGAGATCGAAACCATCTTTTCGAATGAAAAAGTCGTGTTGACAGAAGAAATCCTAAGCAGGACCCCTGACCATTGCACGATCTACTCCGGGATCACCAACGATTATTTAAATGGGATCGTAGATGCATCAAAACGCGATCTCATTCAGCTGTTCGAAAGGGATGACGTCGCCATCTATAATTCCATCCCGACAGTAGAAGGCACGATCATGATGGCCATTCAACATACGGATTTCACCATCCACGGTTCGAACATCGTCATCCTCGGGCTTGGACGGGTGGGGATGAGTGTGGCAAGGACCTTCCATCATCTTGGAGGAAGGGTGAAGGTGGGAGCAAGGAAAACCGAGCACTTGGCAAGGGCATCAGAGATGGGATTGGATTCCTTCCAATTGAATCAGTTGGATAAGCACATCGGACAATGCGATATCTGCATCAATACCATTCCGGCTCCCATCATCACACCCGGGGTCATTGCAAAGATGCCCTCTCATATCCTCGTTATCGACCTTGCTTCAAAACCGGGAGGGACCGATTTCAGATTTGCCGAGAAGCGTGGCATCAAGGCGCTCCTTGCCCCGGGTCTCCCCGGAATCGTGGCACCGAAGACGGCAGGTCAGATCCTGGCCAATGTTCTCTGCAAGCTGATGGATGATCGAAATAAAGGAAAGGGGAGTTCTACGTGAGCATTAAAGGAAAAAGAATCGGATTTGGTCTGACTGGTTCGCACTGTACGTATGATGAAGTATTTCCTCAAATCGAGAAGCTGGTCAACGGCGGTGCGGATGTCTTGCCTGTCGTCTCGTCGACCATGATGAACACGAATACAAGGTTTGGAAAAGGGGAGGACTGGGTCAAGAGAATCGAAGACGTAACAGGCCATAAAGTCATAGATTCCATCGTGAAGGCAGAGCCACTGGGTCCAAAGATTCCCCTGGACTGCATGGTGATTTCTCCCCTTACAGGCAATACCATGAGTAAATTTGCCAACGCCATGACCGACTCCCCGGTCCTGATGGCGGCAAAGGCGACATTGAGGAACCATCGTCCCGTTGTACTTGGCATCTCGACGAATGATGCCTTGGGGCTTAACGGTATCAATCTGATGAGGCTGATTTCCACAAAGGATATCTATTTCATCCCATTCGGCCAGGATGCTCCGGAGCAAAAGCCGAAATCCATGGTGGCACGGATGAGCCTGACCCAGGAGACGATTGAAGCCGCGATGGAAGGAAGGCAGCTTCAACCTGTCGTAATCGAACGATATCTGGATTGATAGCAAGGGAAGGCTTCCGGTTGGGTAGCCTTCTTTTCCTTGTACGAAAAAGAGTCTATTGAAAGAAGATTCTTTATGTTAGAATATACTTTATTATAGTAAATGGCTAAATTGCTATTATGAATGCTTTGGAAGGAGAGAGGATTTTGAAAACAACGGAATTAAACGTGGCAGTCGTCGGTGCAACCGGGGCAGTCGGGCAGCAAATGCTGGAAACATTAGAGAAAAGGGATTTTCCGATAAAAAATCTGATCTTACTATCTTCTGCCCGTTCGGCAGGTTCAACAGTCTCCTTTAAAGGAAAAGAATATACGGTGGCTGAAGCAAAGCCCGAGAGCTTTGAAGGGGTGGATATTGCCCTGTTCAGTGCAGGAGGAAGTGTATCCAAGCTTCTTGCCCCCGAGGCAGTGAAGAGGGGTGCGATCGTAGTCGACAATACAAGTGCCTACCGCATGGACCCCGAAGTTCCGCTGGTTGTACCTGAAGTGAATGAAGAGGATCTGAAACGTCATAAAGGCATCATCGCCAATCCGAACTGTTCAACAATCCAGATGGTTGCCGCACTCGAGCCACTGCGTAAAGCCTATGGGCTGAAGAAGGTGATCGTGTCCACGTATCAAGCTGTATCCGGTGCCGGTGCAGTCGCCATAGATGAATTAAATGATCAGGCACAGGCCATCCTGTCGGGAGAATCCTTCGAACCGAGCGTCCTGCCGGTCAAAGGGGATAAAAAACATTATCAGATTGCGTATAATGTGATTCCTCAGATTGATCTGTTCCAGGAGAACGGTTTTACATTTGAAGAAATGAAGATGATCAATGAAACGAAAAAGATCATGCATCAACCTGATTTGAAGGTGTCAGCCACATGTGTCAGACTTCCAGTAGTAACAGGTCACTCTGAAAGTGTATATATTGAGATTGAAAAGGACTCCATTTCGGTGGGGGATATTCATGCGCAACTCACGGAAGCTCCGGGGGTCACCCTTCAGGATGTTCCTGAGGAACAAATATATCCGATGCCTGCCGATGCAGTAGGGAAGCCGGATGTTTTTGTCGGACGCGTGAGAAAAGACCTTGATGAGGACAACGGATTCCATATGTGGATCGTATCCGATAACCTTCTGAAAGGCGCTGCCTGGAATTCAGTGCAGATTGCTGAAAGCCTATTGAAATTGGGTCTGGTAAAATAAGCAGAAGAGGAACGAAGCAACAGACGACGACTAACTCAAGCAATCATCCCCATCTACCTCTTGACCATTGATGAAGAGGTGTAGACATGAAAGTGATCGTCCAGAAATTCGGGGGTACTTCCGTAAGGGATGAATCAACAAGGCTCAAAGCCATCGCCCATACAAAGGAAGCTATCAGTGAAGGGTATAAGGTGGTCGTGGTCGTCTCCGCCATGGGCAGAAAAGGGGAGCCGTATGCAACAGACTCCCTCCTCGGACTCATAGGGGGAGGAGGCACAAGGATCAGCAAAAGGGAACAGGACTTATTATTATCATGCGGTGAAATCATTTCAAGTCTCGTCTTTTCCAATATGCTCCTGGAGAATGGGGTGTGTTCCACCGCCCTGACCGGAGCCCAGGCAGGATTTCGAACCAATGATGACTTCGGTAACGCCAGGATCATGGAGATGGATTGCGAAAGGATCAAAAAAGAGCTTGATCTTCATGACGCCGTAGTGGTAGCCGGGTTTCAAGGTGCGACCTCCGGTGGGGATATAACGACGATCGGCAGGGGCGGGAGCGATACATCCGCCTCAGCCCTCGGTGTCGCCCTGAAGGCCGAGTATATCGATATCTTCACCGATGTGGAGGGGATCATGACGGCGGACCCGCGCATTTCATCCAGGGCGCGGCCCATCAAGGTCGTTTCCTATAATGAAGTATGCAATATGGCGTACCAGGGGGCAAAGGTCATTCATCCGCGAGCGGTTGAAATCGCCATGAACTCGAATGTGCCCATCAGGATCCGGTCCACCTACTCTAAAGACCCGGGTACCCTCGTCACCACGCCTGGTTCCATGAAGGACCATGAACATTTCAGGAGTCACCCCGTCACTGGCATCGCCCATGTACAGTCCCTAACGCAGATCAAGGTATTCGCCCGCAAGGATCAATATGATCTGCAGGCGGAAGTGTTCAAGGCGATGGCGAGGGAAGGGATCTCCGTGGATTTTATCAACATCTCCCCCCGTGGAGTCGTTTATACGGTATCTTCGACTTTGAGCGACCGTGCCATAGCCGTCTTGAAAGGGCTCGGTCATTTTCCCCATGTAGAACGGGAATGTGCGAAGGTATCAGTGGTTGGAGCGGGGATGACAGGTGTGCCGGGAATTACATCCGTCATCGTGTCCGCTCTATCTGATTTAGGTATCAGGATCCTGCAGTCTGCAGACAGCCATACAACCATCTGGGTACTCGTTAAAGAACATGATCTTGTGAATGCCATCAATGCCCTTCATGATGCCTTTCAACTGCAAGAGAGGGATGCTGCCTGGTTAGCGCATCAATTTGAGGAGAGTGAATAGTTGTGAATTTTGGCCGTGTATCAACAGCGATGGTCACACCGTTTGATCGCAAAGGAAATATCGATTTCTATAAAACAACTCAGTTGATCAACTATCTGATCGAACATGGGACTGATTCCCTCGTGGTTGCCGGGACAACAGGGGAATCCCCGACGCTTACAAAGGAAGAAAAGCTGGCATTATTCCGCCATGCAGTCAAAATCACAGATGGCAGAATCCCTGTCATCGCGGGTACCGGAAGCAATAATACAAAAGAATCCATCGATCTATCCAAAAAAGCGGAAGCAATCGGTGTCGACGCCATCATGCTTGTCGCACCGTATTATAGTAAACCAAGCCAGGAAGGCATGTTCCGTCATTTTAAAGAAGTCGCAGACGCCGTCGCATTGCCTGTCATGCTTTATAATGTTCCTGGCAGGTCCGCTGTCACCATTTCACCGGATACCATCATCCGATTATCGGAAGTGCCGAATATCATGTCGGTGAAAGAAGCAAGCGGCGATCTGGGTGCCATGACGAAGATCATCGCGTCTACTGCTGACGACTTTCTCGTGTATTGTGGGGATGATGGTCTGACCTTGCCTGCGCTGTCAATCGGTGCCGATGGGATCGTCTCCGTTGCTTCCCATATCATCGGGAAAGAAATGCAGCAGATGACGGAGGCCCATTTCTCCGGAGATACGGGTCGGGCAGCGAAACTTCATCAAGAGTTGCTGCCTTTGATGGAAGGGCTATTTGCCACCCCGAGCCCTGGACCTGTCAAGACCGCCCTGCAGCTTAAGGGTCTTGATGTCGGTTCCGTCCGTCTTCCGTTGATTCCACTGACGGAAGATGAAAGGAAGAGCCTCAGCAAACTTTTATCATGAATAAACAATGGTCCCGGCATGTTTGCCGGGGCCATTCGTCATATAAGGGTGTTCTCTGAGAGAAATTTCAAGGGCAAAGGAGGATTCCTACCGGCCATTCACGAAATAGTACATATTCGAACGTGCACTTTTCTACATAGACGTCAGCCAGAAGGTAGAGGATAATTTTGGTTGTATTATGAAAAGGGTTTCCTTTATAATGATCCTAACTGATATAAGATCGGGGAAAGCACAACATAGGAGGACATAATGGTGAGTAATAGCAGAGTGAAACACGAGGAAATCAAAATCATCCCCTTGGGCGGAGTAGGGGAAATCGGTAAGAATATGTATATTGTAGAAGTCGATGAAGATATTTTCGTCATCGATGCGGGGCTGATGTTCCCTGAAAATGAAATGCTCGGGATCGATATCGTGATACCGGATATCCAATACCTTGAACAAAACCGGGGAAGAGTAAAAGGGATCTTCCTGACCCATGGTCATGAAGATAGCATCGGGGCCATTTCTTACCTACTGGATAAGGTACGGGCACCGGTTTACGGGACTAGATTGACCAATGCCCTCGTGAAGGCAAGGCTGAAAGATGAGCAGGTGCGCACAGACGTAAAGTTCTACACCATTCATTCGGACAGCAGGCTTCAGTTCAACGGTGTGGATGTGACATTCTTCAAGACGACTCACAGCATACCGGACTCAGTCGGTGTTTGCATCCATACGTCCCAAGGGGCCATCGTGCATACAGGCGAATTCAAGTTCGATCAGTCCGCCAAGCACTTCTATCGCCCGGACCTCGGAAAGATGGCGCAGATTGGGGAGGAGGGTGTCCTCTGTCTTCTGTCGGATAGCACTGAAGCAGAGAGACCTGGTTTCACCACTTCGGAATCCGTCATTGAAACGCATCTGAACAGTGCGTTCAGAAAAGCAAGGGGCCGGGTGATCGTAGCATGCTTCGCTTCGAATCTCATCAGGCTGCAGCAGGTATTTGATGCAGCTGAACAGAACAAGAGGAAAGTCGTGGTCGTCGGTAAAAGCCTGAAGCGAGTGTACGATGTCGCCCTGAAGCTTGGGTATCTCCATGTACGGGAAGACTTGATCATAGGGATCGACCAGATTGGCGACTATTCAAGTGATGAAGTGGTCATCCTTGCCACCGGCTCACACGGAGAACCATTCGAGGCCCTTCAGCGTATGGCCAAGCGTTCCCACAGGCATGTGAACATCGAGAAGGGAGATACCGTTTTGATCACGGCGACACCTTCACCGGGCATGGAAGTGATAGCCGGAAGAACGATCGACATGGTGTACAGAGCGGGAGCGGAAGTATTGACCGCTGATAAGAAGGTGCATGTTTCCGGCCATGGCTCACAGGAAGACCTGAAACTTATGCTCAATATCATGAAACCGAAATACTTCGTCCCGATTCAAGGGGAATATAAAATGCTTATTGCCCATAGTAAGATCGCACATGATATCGGTCTTCCTTTCAAGCAGATCTTCATCCTCGACAAGGGAGATATCCTCCAGTATAAAGACGGGAAGATGAGGATGGGTGGCAGGGTCCAGGCCGGTAATGTCCTGATCGATGGGATAGGAGTGGGGGATGTCGGCAATATCGTCCTCAGGGACAGAAGACTCCTCTCTGAAGATGGTGTATTCACTGTCGTCGTCACAATCAACCGGAAATCAAAGAGCATTGTTGCAGGACCGGAAATCATCTCCAGAGGATTTGTTTATGTGAGGGAATCAGAAGCCCTCATTGAAAAAGCGTCAGAGATCGTCGAGAGTGTGGTTCATAATTATCTCCAGAAAGGGTCATTCGAATGGACGACCATCAAGCAGGATGTAAGGGACCAGCTCAACTACTTCTTATACAATAAAACGAGAAGAAGACCGATGATTCTCCCGATCATCATGGAAGTTTAATCCGAAGAGGCTATCTGTTGACCATGCAGATAGCCTTTCCGTTTTACGCACGGGTATAAATCCTCTCCTTTATTAAATAATAATGGTAAGCACTGAGCGAAAAGGAGTTGGACTGAATGGATACAAGAATGGAACAGGAAGATCAGCCGGGCAAGGATGATAAAGATAAACCGTCAGGCTTGATGGAGAAGATCCAGCAGCTTGGGCAAACGAATGTGCCCCAGCTTTCACAGGATTCAAATATTCACTGTCTGACGATTGTGGGACAGATCGAGGGTCATATGCAGCTCCCCCCACAAAATAAAACAACGAAATATGAGCATATCCTTCCTCAGCTCGTAGCAATTGAACAGAATCCTAAAATTGAAGGGCTCGTCGTCATACTTAACACCGTAGGCGGAGATGTGGAAGCAGGTCTTGCCATATCAGAGATGATCGCTTCTCTGTCGAAACCGACAGTATCCCTCGTTCTCGGAGGAGGGCACAGCATAGGAGTCCCAATTGCTGTTTCATGTGATTATTCATACATCGCAAGCACTGCCACCATGACGATCCATCCCGTACGATTGACTGGTCTCGTGATCGGGGTGCCGCAGACCTTCGAGTATCTCGATAAGATGCAGGATCGTGTCGTGAGCTTTGTAACCAAGCACAGCAACATTTCCGAATCGGATTTCAAGGACCTCATGTTTGCAAAGGGGAATCTGACCCGTGATATCGGAACGAACGTCGTCGGTGATGATGCGGTCAAATACGGACTCATCAATGGAATCGGAGGGATCGGTCAGGCAATCAAAAAAATCAATGAGCTGATCGAACTGAACCGAACAGATGAAGAAGAGGGATTGATCCAATGATCCTCTACACCATCATCCCCCAGGAAGCCGTATTCGCGACAGATCCGGAAGTCTATGCCTCCCAGATGATGATCGACTATGAAGGAGTGCCGCTGATGGTCCAGAAGGAAGAGGAGAACTACCGTGTGTTAAGAGTGATGAGCAGTGATCCTTCCCATTTCCTCGATAGCCGATTCTCTCCCGGAATGATCCTTGGTAATTAAGGCATAAAGAGGATTCTTTCACCATGAAGGGTATGGTATACTAAAGAAGAGACATAAGATGAACTTGACGGATGGGGACTGACACCTGTGGCGACGAAGGATGCCGATAAGGGTCAGCCCTTTCTTCATCTTCACGTACATAATCCGAAAGACTTCTTAAGAATTTAGGTGAATTCAATTGGCGAAAAAAAAGAAAAGGAAAAAAAAGGGATCGAACACCAACGCACTGAAGCAGACCATAAAATACGAAATTACCGGCTTGATGCTGTTGACGCTCAGTTTGATCTCCGTCATCAAGTTGGGGGCGGTGGGAAGAGCCGTCGTCCATTTCTTCAGGTTCTTCATGGGAGAATGGTATATGGCAGCCTTGCTTCTCATGATCTACATCGCGGGATACCTGATGGTGAAACGGGAAGTACCGCTTCTCTTCAGCAGGAGATTGGTAGGGATATATATCATCGTCGCGAGTTTCCTTCTCCTCAGCCACGTGAAGCTTTTCGATCTGCTGAGCAATGATGGGGCCTTTGAGCATCCGAGTGTCATCATGAACACATGGGATCTCTATTGGATGGATATCAGGGGAGAATCCAGCACCTCCGACATCGGAGGCGGGATGATCGGCAGCGTCCTGTTCGCCGTGTCCTATTTCCTCTTTGATTCACAGGGGGCACGGATCATGAGTGCGACCTTCATCATCATCGGGATCATCCTGGTGACCGGTCGATCCCTTGGGGATGTACTCGGTCGGATCGGAAAAAGATTCGGGGCATTCATCACCTCCCAGTGGGAAGCATTCAAGGTGGATATGGCAGAATGGAAAGAAGAAAAAGCGAAAAAGAAGCTGGAAAAGCCAGCTGTTGAAAAGAAAATGCAGGAGAAGGAAACGAAGGTGCCTTCCGTCGATCCGATACCAGATGTTGAGCCTCAGGTCGATACCCTTGAACCGATCATATCGAATTTTGCCGAGAAGGCCTATGCCCATGAACGCTCCGATAAAGAAGAGCCGGTAGCAGGGGAGCCGAAAGATGATTCAACTGATAAGGGCGTTCAAGATGATGCTCCTCCGATCACCTTCACCGAAGTTGAAAATAAAGATTATAAGCTTCCGTCGATTTCTCTGTTGAAAAGTCCGAAAAAGACAGATCAGAGCAACGAATACCAGCTGATCCACGCGAATGCCGCAAAGCTCGAACGCACCTTCCAAAGCTTTGGTGTCAAAGCGAAGGTGACTCAAGTCCATCTTGGGCCTGCCGTAACCAAATATGAAGTGCACCCGGATGTCGGGGTGAAGGTGAGCCGCATCGTCAATCTCAGCGATGATCTCGCATTGGCGCTCGCTGCAAAAGACATCAGGATCGAAGCACCGATACCGGGGAAATCGGCCATAGGAATCGAAGTGCCGAATTCGGAAGTGGCCATGGTATCCCTCAGGGAAGTGCTCGAATCAAAGGAAAAAAACAAACCTGATTCAAAACTCCAGATCGGATTGGGCAGGGATATTACAGGGGAAGCCGTACTTGCCGAACTGAATAAGATGCCCCATCTCCTTGTAGCGGGAGCCACGGGTAGCGGGAAGAGTGTGTGCATCAACGGCATCATCACGAGTATTCTCATGAGGGCCAAGCCCCATGAGGTGAA from Rossellomorea marisflavi includes the following:
- a CDS encoding YlmC/YmxH family sporulation protein, yielding MRLSELSGKEIVDYGRAERLGVLGHTDLEFDHRSGQIDALIIPMGKWMRKQSGEIRVPWHMIRTIGTDMIILEVARE
- a CDS encoding polysaccharide deacetylase family protein, which translates into the protein MGRKYLIALPVIAILTLAAVQNPLTNQYVAHLKGQSVTATSNKSDLMQQIEQKASKEIKPQDAVIDPVWKATPGYNGLDLDIEASYKQMKKTGTFDDDKLVWKQLEPSKHLEDLPPSPVYRGNPEKPMAAFIINVAWGNEYIPDILETLKKHQVYATFFLEGRWVKNNPKLAKMIVEAGHEVGNHSYSHPDMKSLQTSKVRDELKRTNDIIEVTTGEKVKWFAPPSGSYRDEVVEIADEMDMRTIMWSVDTIDWQKPSPDVLIDRVMGKMHKGAIVLMHPTASTANALNALIVQVKEKELRLGTVSSLVKEERILEGGDNSP
- the pnp gene encoding polyribonucleotide nucleotidyltransferase — protein: MEQTKQTFSIDWAGRELTVEVGQLAKQANGAALIRYGDTAVLSSATASKEPKPLDFFPLTVNYEERLYAVGKIPGGFIKREGRPSERAILASRLIDRPIRPLFADGFRNEVQVISMVMSVDQDCSSEMAAMFGSSLALSVSDIPFEGPIAGVVVGLIEGEFIINPTVEQLEKSEIHLSVAGTKDAINMVEAGADEVPEETMLEAIMFGHEEIKKLIAFQEEIIAKVGKEKLEIKLFELDEVIETEVRSLCESELIPAIQVQEKHAREEAIKEVKNKVISVYEEKEADDDTLKQVKKVLDKLVKNEVRRLITEDKVRPDGRGVDEIRPLSSEVGLLPRTHGSGLFTRGQTQALSICTLGALGDVQVLDGLGIEESKRFMHHYNFPQFSVGETGPIRGPGRREIGHGALGERALDPIIPDESDFPYTIRLVSEVLESNGSTSQASICASTLAMMDAGVPIKAPVAGIAMGLIKSGDHYSILTDIQGMEDHLGDMDFKVAGTSKGVTALQMDIKIDGLSREILEEALQQAKKGRMQILDSMLATISESRTSLSAYAPKILTMHINPDKIRDVIGPSGKQINKIIDETGVKIDIEQDGTIFISSTDEESNKKAKKTIEDIVREVEPGQMYLGKVKRVEKFGAFVEIFAGKDGLVHISELAEERVRKTEDVVAVGDQLLVKVLDIDNQGRVNLSRKAVLKEQREKEEQNQA
- the dpaA gene encoding dipicolinic acid synthetase subunit A, which translates into the protein MLTGMHIAVLGGDARQLEIIRKLTELDAKISLVGFEQLDHAFTGATKEKMSEIDFSMMDAIILPVPGTNLQGEIETIFSNEKVVLTEEILSRTPDHCTIYSGITNDYLNGIVDASKRDLIQLFERDDVAIYNSIPTVEGTIMMAIQHTDFTIHGSNIVILGLGRVGMSVARTFHHLGGRVKVGARKTEHLARASEMGLDSFQLNQLDKHIGQCDICINTIPAPIITPGVIAKMPSHILVIDLASKPGGTDFRFAEKRGIKALLAPGLPGIVAPKTAGQILANVLCKLMDDRNKGKGSST
- a CDS encoding M16 family metallopeptidase yields the protein MIKKYTCQNGLRIVLEQIPTVRSVAIGVWIGAGSRNETKENNGISHFLEHMFFKGTKTKSAREIAESFDSIGGQVNAFTSKEYTCYYAKVLDNHAGYALHTLADMFFHSTYVEEELKKEKNVVYEEIKMYEDTPDDIVHDLLSKAVYEDHPLGYPILGTEETLDTFNQAKLKQYMHDMYTPDQVVVSIAGNVDESFIKEVEKLFGSYEGGKGRDEREQPQFYYNKLARKKDTEQAHLCLGYNGLQIGHPDIYNLIILNNVLGGSMSSRLFQEVREQRGLAYSVFSYHSSHEDSGMVTIYGGTGANQLDELFDTIDSTLKGLKAEGITEKELLNSKEQLKGNLMLSLESTNSRMSRNGKNELLLKQHRTLDEIVDEIDGVTIDKVNQLTHEIFTDDYAAALISPDGTLPSNMRT